Genomic segment of Arachis hypogaea cultivar Tifrunner chromosome 16, arahy.Tifrunner.gnm2.J5K5, whole genome shotgun sequence:
GGATAGTGAGAGGTGCGACGGGAGAGTTCTGGGGTGGCAGTGATGGGTCCAGGAGAAGGGGGGTTGGCAGTGAGTTTGAGGAGCAAATTCGTCTAAAAGTTGATTATTTTTAATGGAATGAaccatttgaaaattttaatggatgttatgaatttttaaaaaatgttggagatgattttgatttttggcaaaaattttaagaaccaaAACAATATTTTACTCATTTGAAAACTTTCAGCGATTAAGTGTTTATTTAAAACCATTAGAACAAAatccttttattttattgagtGTTAGATAGTAGAGAATTCTTCCTTGATTTGAGCAACTTTTGCCATGACTATTCACATTTCACTCTTTTCTTTCAACCATCCATGAGAATTCGATGGGTATTGTGCCAGTTTCATAAAGGAAATATCATTTTTGTATTgctttcttattttaaattctcGTCAACAAAACAGTGAAAATTAGAAAATAGGAAGCCTTGAGAATAAAAAATTCAGTGACgagaatagaataaaattaatatatgtattatccAGCACAAAACAAAACTGGTCATTCTTGGAGTCCCAGTACTCAGCAAAACCACTCTCAGACTCAACCTGTTTGGTGGGTTCGAGTGCCCCTAGTTTCTCAAAGCTGCACTTGGTTGGGTAACAGTGAGCTAAAGACAGAGCCAACGAGCTCtggaaaaagaacaagaaaggcAAGTCTTAAAGAAAGCAACTAATGATAATTGGCCATAATTGGAATTTGGAATTTGGAATGAAGAGGTTTGAAGCATGGGGGACCAGCTTATAGGTGCTGTATTTATGGAGGTATAATTCTACAATATTATTAGGAATTTGGTGGCCAAGCTGAGGAGGTGTTAGTTTGAATTTATGCTGTATGTGTATGGTGTGGCTGCGTGAATGCTTTGGCCTTTATTGGCAAGCACGTATGTCTCCATCGGAAATACCACCTCTCCATCAAATGggcaacatttctctttttcatttgttttttttttttaatttaattttgatgcatatcaaatataaaattttacacgtatttttaattacatagtatttgttttgtcgattttttacaaatcgatggtggtttgaTATCTAATGATctaggagcgaaacctactcctctgtgcgagtaccaattttctaaaagtgcatcaaaAGCGTCTTCGATTagaccaaatttaaaaataaagatatagtAAAtctgtaaattaataattaaaacttaGAAATTGAAGTTTCGAAAAACAAATAGATAACAAAAAGAAAGGTTTGCagtgaaattaaaggaaaacGATCAAATGCCTTCGATTTGATCTAAAGACTTCAACATAAAAGACTTAAGGCAGAAGGATAAATTAATTAAAGAGAGTAAAGAACacttgataaataaaattaattgaaatgcTAAGTTTacaagaaaaatgaaatgaaagaaagaagaagatggaaggaaTCCTATAGAAAATGTAACTCGATTGCAAACTCAAGAATTCGTTGGGATGTGAGAGTGCTAGAGTGTTTTTTCTAAGTAAAAGTTCCAACCCCTCTTCACTAAGATTTTCTAATATTTATAGGCTAATTTTACATAACTGACGATTAATtggtaattaattaaaattaaatacaatgcaGTCTTCCTTGGTAATCGTTTCCGCCGTATGATTGTAGATATTCCCCATGATCTCCTCGTGCAATAAAAGCTATTAACTTTCCACTTTCACAACTAATCGATCAACTCTTTCGAAGGCCTTATTCATCTCTTCGAATCGAATCTTCTGCTCGATTTGGCTTACTCGATTAACAAAATAAACGAAATCTATTTCAGCACCGATTACTTCAAACTTCAAACCTGCGCATACGCGTCTTCTCGAGAGACCACACTTAACTAATTTCGATTCAACCCACTTTTATCGAAAATACTTCTTCGATCAACAAATTGCCCCCTTGGATTAATGTGGTTGGCTTCGATATTATTATCGAACAATAAAACACTTAATCCAAAAGACGTTAATTTTCAAACCAATAATAATTGTCATTTAAACTCCCCATTACTACTGATCCACTCGACACGTCTCCCGAGGCTTGCGCTTTCTATTTCCaccacttcatcttcttcacgAAGTTACCTCTATCTGCATTTCTTCTACAGTAACGGCTACAGTGATACTATTAAATTTCACCCTTCCTTCTTTATTTGAATCTCTTGAATTCATTATTCTCTGAACTTCCTTCGCATCCAAACTTTCTCACAAAATCTCCAACCTTCAATTCTCCTTGACAATGGCTGGTTCTTCCTCTCGTGCCGCTACTCAAGATAAGGGTAAAGGCCATGCAACAGTACCGCCATCTCTGCCAGCCCTTCGCATCCTTAATCAAATCAACGATAAAATCATTGATGACCCCCATCTAAAAGTCAATGATACCAGAATTCTAATCCCCTTCACAATCGGTTCAGATACACACTGCTTCCTCGGACCGATTGAAACTCTTGAAAAGGCAAAGAAAAAGCTTTCGTTCTTCCCTAATGTTGAAGGAGAAGATTTACTGATAAACCAAGCTTTTAACATTTCTCACTTCATTAATCAGAAGCCTTTTCAAAACAACCCAAAAATTAAACCTCGAAGGTTCAATTTTATAACTTGGTATCAATGCCTCGAACCCACAAAGGGTGCTACCTGGGGAGCCCTAGGAATACAAGAACTGTTAAGGCTTTCTCACTTTTCACTCACTACACATCCTTGGATGATTGGAGCAGTGACATGTTTCTGGAACAGAACTACCAATAATTTCCACCTTCCTTGTGGAATGATCGGAATGTCTCTCCTTGATGTAGCCGTTATTACAGGACTCCCGATAAATTCTCCAGACTGCATTCCTGACATGCAACCTCAACATCAATACAACGTCACTTTCAAGACCCCTTACAGTGACTTCATCGCTCATAATATGGGTGAGGATGGTACAGAAATCACTAATGATGAACATGTAGCCTTTTTATTCTACTGGCTAAATGCAATTTTGTTCTGCTCTCGAAGTGTTTAAATGTCGAAACTTTTCCTTCCTCTAGCAGCTCTTTTACATGAAGGAAAAGCTCTCAATTTGGCCAATCTTCTTTTCGGACACATTTTCGAAGAACTTAGCCTACTTGTTTGTGACCTCCAGGACAAAAAAATAATCAACACAGGAGGTCCACTTTGGCTTCTTCAATTATGGctgaatgccattttcaaaaaCTACATGATAAAACCTGTAGGGGGCAACACCGAAAAATAACACATCGAAGGTTTTCATTTGTCTGATTACAAACCCAATTTTCCAAACGCCCAATCGGACGAAGACAAATTTTGggctattttctctcttttccatTCTTGCAGAAATTTTGATAATGATCAACTCAATTTCACTCCTTTTTTGCGTCGCAACTGCGGTCCTGTCTGGCTCGATGGTTTCCTCTTTCCAAACACTAATGAGAAAAGCAAACTTGCAAATCGAACTTGGGCACATCTATTGGCTGTTCAAGTAATACCAATAGGGCTACCACAGTACAAGAAGGAAAGGTTCAAAATAACCTTATACGCTCCTCATTTGATCGCAAGACAGTTGGGATTCACTCAGGCTATCCCAACCCCTCAACCTCGACACAGTGAACCGTTCTGTCAAATTACTCTGACCTCTCAGGAAGATTTCAACACTTGTctcttaaaaaatcaaaaatgaaGAGACCGCTTCAACTTCTTGATTTATGAACGCAGTTCATTTATCACCAAATCCTGCCTTGAATGGTGGACCGCTTATTACTCAAGGTATACCCGTACCTTTGAAGACATCCAGCAAACTGCTATTCGAGCAACTGTTACTGAAAACTCTCCAAAAAGGACACACAAAAGGAAAGCTGAAGCTGCTCGGCCACCACCACCTAAGATCAGAAGGACTCATACTAAAACTTCTCGCAGAGTAATTCTTCTATTCATAACTCCACTTTCAAATTCGAAATGTCCTTCGAATATtactattatacattttttaaaactGTTTGATCCTGAACTTTTAACAGCTAGTTTTGAAATCATCAAGCGAAAGTGATGATGAAAGTGAACTAACCAACAAGGATTCTCTCGTTGCTTCCTCTCAATCGGAAGATGCAGCCGATTCTGATCCTGGCTCTCAGCTAATACTAAGGTCCAGAATTCCTCAGGTAACACATCCATCACTATATACCTCTtacttagtttaaaaataaatcttaaactcATAATTGTGTACATTTTATATTAGCCCATTAATGTTGCCCAGGCGGCTTCTTTCACTGGAGCTCTCGATCAACTAATACCTCAACAACAAAATGACCCAGAGCACTCCACATCacatgattcaattcaattcataggATCCCTGTAATCAATTCCTGCTACTTGTCCACCTCTTCTTCACACAACACAAGTGATTGATCTGACAGAAAATCCTCTGCATCATTCTCCAGAAGAGACACATAGACTTGAATCAATTTCACCAAACAATCAAGCTGCACTAATTGAAGAGAACCAAACGGTTCCAGACTCCGATTCTGCTTCTAAAGCCACTGACACTACCAATTCAGATTCCTCTCGATCTAAGGTTTTTGAGACCCCTCCAGAATTACAACCTGATCCTTCACTCCAAACCCTTTCGGGACCAAGACCAGGGACATCGAATGTTCCTACCACTCCAACTAGTGCTACCTTGGATGACCtgatttcttttctaaataaaattaTCCAAGAAAACAAAGTACCAGTTCCTATTCCAGCAATTTCAAGGCTTGCCACATTAAGACCTCCAATCGAATTAGAACCTGACACTCGGGAACAACTTCGATCACTCATCAAACTTTTGGATCATCCACCTACTTCATGGGTTAATGATCCAATCCTCAACAAACTCCTGGAGGACTGCTTGAATTCTTCTCTTGAATTCCCAACCAACACACCATATTCTGCTTCAATCCAAGAATTCAAACAACTTCTCAATGATAGCGTTGCATCTCAGTTTCAGCTTCAGGAAACTGAAAATGAAGAAGATACAACCAAATCTAAAATAGAAAACTGTCTTGTAACTGTTCAACCAATCCAATCCTCTCGTGAGGAATTTGATGTGAGAATCTCTCATGCTATTTCCGTTCAGGCTTTTCATGATCAAGAAGAAGCAAGACTCGAAGCAGAATTGGCTCAACTTCAAAAACAACTTACCACCATACGCCAAGATCGAGCCACCCTAGCCAAACCTCTGGCTGCAGCACAACAAGAGCAACATCTCCTTATCCAGAAACTTATCTTAATCGATACCGAGTGGGGAGAATATGAAAAATAACTCAAGAAAATTCAAACTGACAAGTTCAAGCATATTGAAATGCTTACGATTCTGGAAAATAAAAGGACAAAGCTGCGCTCTGATTTGGCAAAACTATTGGCATCTTGaactcctttttattttttattttacttttgtaaTGATTTCCTCCTTTTCTGAACTTATGCCTGTTGAATTTCTATATTTGCCAGCAATAGAAATATTTCAGATATTTCCCATTAATCGAATTAACCATTTTTCCTGACTCGATGTCTTTAATCTGATAGGTATTTCCAGAAAATACCCCTATCACTTGAAAGGGACCTTCCCAGTTATGGGACCATTTACTAAgaaattttgatttcttttccattggtaAAATAACTTTCAAAACTAACTCACCTATCTTAAAAGATTTCTCCTTAACTCGACGATTATAACTTTGAGCAATACTTTCTTTTTGTTGAATTACATTATCAAGTGCCAGGATTCACTATGAATCTAGCTCATTTATTTAACAAACATTGCATTCCAATAGTCATCAACTGGCAACTCACTCTGCTTCGATACTCTTAGggtattcaaattaatttccaaTGGTAATACTGCATCATGACCATACACCAACTTATAAGGTGAGGTTCCTGTTGAACCTCTTGGTGAATTCCGATAAGCCCATAACACTTGACTTAAAGTCTCATGCCACATTCGAGGCCTATTCCCGATATGCTTTTTAATCAAGCCAATCAATATCTTATTTGCTGCCTCTACTTGCCCATTAGCCTGTGCATAATAAGGAGTTGAAGTAACCATACTAATGTTCCTTGAAGccgcaaaaattttaatttgctgGCCAGTAAACATAGTTCCTTGGTCATTACTTAACGTTTGAGGAATTCCAAATCGATGAATGATATTTTCCTCGACAAAATCAATTATTTCTGTTTGACCAACTTCTAAcaaaggaactgcttcaacctATTTCGTGAAATAATCAATAGCCACTAAAATAAATTTGTGCTGCTTCGATGAAGGGGGGTGAATCAATCCAATTAGATCTAATTcccaacctctaaatggccatGGCTTTATTATCGAATGCAATTCAGCCGCGGGAATCTGTTGTATCGAACCATGTTTCTGACATTCTTGACATGCTTTTGCATAAACGATACAATCTTTTATCATAGATGGCCAAAATACATGATTGCGATATAACACCCATCTCATTTTCTTTCCTGCCTGATGAACACCACATATTCCATTATGAACTTCACCCAAAGCAATGTTTTGATCTTCTCGACTCAAACATCTCAACAAACTTCTATCGATCCGTTTTTTGTATAACTCATCGGCCAATAAAACGAAGTCCATTGCTCATAGCTTTAGTTTTCTATCAACTGCAATATTGTGATCTTTCAAATACCGAGCAATAGGTTTTCTCCAATCGAAATCCTCCCATTCATCCATGCATAACACCTCTCTCTCATTTGTTGGTATTAAAATTTGATGGATATATACTAGATAATTTCTTAATATTTTCCGGACCAATCTGATACTTCGAAGCAATTTGGGCTAACTCATTAGCAATCTCATTATGAATTGGAGGAATATGCACCAAAGAAACTTTCCGAAAAGACGTCAATAACTCCCAAGcagttactaaatatttttgtaacgtCTCATTATTACACTTAAACTCCTTCGACAACTGCTTTAAAACTAATTGTGAATCCCACAGAATTTGAACTTCTAAAGCTCCTTTGTCGATTAAAATTTCTAAACCTAAAATCAAAGCCTCATATTCGGCTACATTATTGGAACAAGGATACTTTAATTCGAACAAGAATTCTGATGTAATACCCTCTGGTGAGATAATGAGGATTCCAACCCCCGTGCtatctttatgtttagattcatCAAAATACAATTTACAATAATTGACTTCTACATCAACTATATTTGCCCCCTAGTCATTCAGATCTTTCGAATTGTCTACAAAAAAATCTGCAATGacctgttgatgagcggataatttatacgctttttgacattatttttagtatgttttagttagtttttattatatttttattagtttttaaataaaaatcacatttctggactttactatgagtttgtgtatttttctgtgatttcaggtattttctggctgaaattgagggacctgagcaaaaatctgattcagatgctgaaaaaggactgcagatgctgttggattctgacctccctgcactcgaagtggattttctggagctaaagaagcccaattggcacgttctcaattgcgttggaaagtagacatcctgggctttccagcaatatataatagtctatactttgcccaagatttgatggcccaaactggtgtttcaagtcagcttaagaattctggcgtcaaagcgccagaactggcacaaaagctgcagttaaacacccaaactggcacaaaagctggtgtttaactctaagaaaagtctctacacatggaagcttcaatgctcagcccaagcacacaccaagtgggcccgaaagaagatttctgcattaattacttatttctgtaaatcctaggctactagttctctataaataggaccttttactattgtattttgaatctttgataagtcttatgctatcttagacacttttggaggctagcctcacggccatgcctagaccttgttcttatgtattttcaacggtggagtttctacacaccatagattaaggtgtggagctctgctgttcttcatgaattaatgcaaagtactattgtttttatattcaactcaagtctatttcttctccaagatattcattcgtacccaagaacatgatgaatgtgatgattatgtgacactcatcaccattctcacctatgaacgcgtgactgacaaccacttccgttctacatgcaaacaagcttgaatgtgtatctcttgtgtttctaatctaagattagaatcttcgtggtataggctagaattattggcggccattcctaagatccagaacgtctaaaccttgtctgtggtattctgagtaggatctgggaagggatgactataacgagcttcaaactcgcgagtgttgggcgtgtga
This window contains:
- the LOC112756885 gene encoding uncharacterized protein yields the protein MDFVLLADELYKKRIDRSLLRCLSREDQNIALGEVHNGICGVHQAGKKMRWVLYRNHVEAVPLLEVGQTEIIDFVEENIIHRFGIPQTLSNDQGTMFTGQQIKIFAASRNISMVTSTPYYAQANGQVEAANKILIGLIKKHIGNRPRMWHETLSQVLWAYRNSPRGSTGTSPYKLVYGHDAVLPLEINLNTLRVSKQSELPVDDYWNAMFVK